Proteins from one Gasterosteus aculeatus chromosome 11, fGasAcu3.hap1.1, whole genome shotgun sequence genomic window:
- the LOC100190879 gene encoding suppressor of cytokine signaling 7 isoform X2, with product MNDAGQEMSPDFVFMRLVSAAEYDRLLQPDHRMSGSGGRGPVKAAAGRFERDPSGPPPDLGSASPRYSSPLPGKGELAGGLVMTQASQSPEDFAVAAQRFVDYPVHPGSGGQLMVFKNLLRFGDQIPETQGERPHLDSGSAAGSTTAGPGPGGGKDRSFYCVPSAEENLQPPVLQWHPVLGLSKGSPTSQLDDLAMDPESGAVLRHRLAKWPPGLLKPSRDYCSGEDDPVLTVARRLGQLGEGAKEGGGLAGETALPLSQCSCHSFLSGRSGVTGPSEDPSETSDALLVLEGLEFGGPGGGGDSGKGDRVGGVPGGAGPVFSSGTLSGLMQQVHRLAQEAGLCTNQHCQSSLVNLGATVPTPCNADSHPSIRYQSSSQSCATTPKLGGALGVTGWPSSPLVVLEEGFGGEEQTQQRKSKKGGSLKARLSKLFRTRSSGGGGDRRPSLASSNSSGGSLLDVWGSISSNKESDGSRLQISKPHRDFTPAFTDDFGGPLTGVSMQSLPPLPVDLPPSLSSIQHSLSLNDTFMRALPRLVPQRPGTPPRLGAPCPLGPPDSFASSLRELEKCGWYWGPMNWEDAELKLRGKPDGSFLVRDSSDPKYILSLSFRSQKVTHHTRMEHYRGTFSLWCHPKLEDRCLSVVEFIERAIMYSKNGKFLYFLRSRVPGLPPTPVQLLYPVSRFSSVKTLQHLCRFCIRQLVRIDHIQELPMPMPLIAYLGKFYYYDSEEEVSPSLKERGLETQGCLVQQVQPVVQPVHHGLHSNT from the exons ATGAATGACGCGGGACAAGAAATGTCTCCGGACTTCGTCTTCATGCGTCTCGTGTCCGCGGCGGAGTACGACCGACTGCTACAGCCGGACCACCGGATGTCGGGGAGCGGCGGCCGCGGGCCCGTTAAAGCTGCAGCGGGTCGGTTTGAGAGGGACCCCAGCGGCCCCCCGCCGGACCTCGGCTCGGCATCCCCGCGTTACAGCTCTCCTCTCCCCGGGAAAGGTGAGCTGGCCGGCGGGCTGGTGATGACGCAGGCCTCGCAGTCTCCGGAGGACTTCGCCGTGGCGGCGCAGCGGTTCGTGGACTATCCGGTTCATCCCGGGTCCGGAGGGCAGCTGATGGTGTTTAAGAACCTGCTGCGGTTCGGAGATCAGATTCCGGAGACCCAGGGGGAGAGACCGCATCTAGACTCTGGATCCGCTGCCGGCAGCACTACAGCTGGTCCCGGACCTGGAGGTGGGAAGGACCGGAGCTTTTACTGCGTTCCCTCTGCAGAGGAGAACCTGCAGCCGCCGGTCCTCCAATGGCACCCTGTCCTGGGATTATCCAAGGGGTCCCCGACCTCCCAGCTGGACGACCTGGCTATGGACCCTGAGTCCGGGGCGGTCCTCCGACACCGCCTGGCTAAGTGGCCCCCGGGCCTGCTAAAGCCCAGTAGGGACTACTGCTCCGGGGAAGATGACCCGGTTCTGACCGTAGCACGGAGGCTGGGTCAGCTGGGTGAGGGGGCCAAGGAAGGAGGGGGTTTGGCAGGTGAGACGGCGCTGCCGCTCTCCCAGTGCTCTTGTCACAGTTTCCTGTCCGGGAGGTCGGGGGTCACTGGGCCTTCCGAGGATCCGAGTGAGACCAGTGACGCCCTGCTGGTTCTAGAAGGTCTGGAATTTGGAGGtccagggggaggaggggactcTGGGAAGGGGGATAGGGTGGGGGGAGTCCCTGGGGGGGCAGGGCCTGTGTTCTCCAGTGGGACCCTGAGCGGTCTGATGCAGCAGGTCCACAGACTGGCGCAGGAGGCGGGTCTGTGCACCAACCAGCACTGCCAGTCATCCCTGGTGAACCTCGGTGCCACAGTTCCCACCCCCTGCAATGCAGACTCCCACCCCAGCATCCGGTACCAGTCCAGCTCCCAGAGCTGTGCCACCACCCCAAAACTTGGTGGGGCCTTGGGGGTGACTGGgtggccctcctcccccctggtGGTCCTGGAGGAAGGGTTCGGAGGTGAGGAGCAGACGCAGCAGAGAAAGTCCAAGAAGGGGGGCTCCCTGAAGGCCCGACTTAGTAAGCTGTTCAGAACCAGGAgctcgggaggagggggggacagGAGGCCCTCCTTGGCTTCTTCAAACTCGTCAGGGGGAAGTCTCCTGGACGTGTGGGGGTCCATCTCCAGCAACAAGGAGTCCGACGGCAGCAG GCTTCAGATCTCCAAACCTCACCGTGACTTTACACCTGCTTTCactg ATGACTTTGGTGGTCCGTTAACGGGCGTGTCCATGCAGTCCCTGCCCCCCCTACCGGTGGATCTGCCCCCATCTCTCAGCAGCATCCAACACAGCCTGAGCCTCAAcg acacCTTCATGAGGGCTCTGCCAAGGCTGGTCCCCCAACGTCCCGGCACCCCTCCCAGACTGGGCGCCCCCTGTCCCCTGGGTCCACCCGACAGCTTTGCCTCCAGCCTCAGAGAGCTTGAGAAG TGCGGCTGGTACTGGGGTCCTATGAACTGGGAGGATGCGGAGCTGAAGCTGAGAGGGAAACCAGACGGGTCGTTTCTGGTTCGGGACTCTTCAGACCCAAAATACATCCTGAGCCTGAGCTTCAGGTCCCAGAAGGTCACACACCACACCcgcatggagcactaccgag ggaCATTCAGTCTGTGGTGTCATCCTAAGCTGGAGGACCGCTGTCTCTCTGTGGTGGAGTTCATAGAGAGAGCCATCATGTACTCCAAGAACGGGAAGTTCCTCTACTTCCTGCGCTCCAGAGTCCCCG gTCTTCCCCCAACCCCGGTCCAACTCCTATATCCAGTCTCGAGGTTCAGCAGCGTTAAAACGCTTCAGCATCTCTGTCGCTTCTGCATCAGACAGCTGGTCCGGATAGACCACATCCAGGAGCTGCCCATGCCTAT GCCTCTGATCGCCTACCTGGGGAAGTTTTATTACTACgactctgaggaggaggtgagcccGTCCctgaaggagagaggactgGAAACCCAGGGGTGCCTGGTCCAGCAGGTCCAACCTGTGGTCCAGCCTGTCCACCACGGGCTCCATTCTAACACGTAG
- the LOC100190879 gene encoding suppressor of cytokine signaling 7 isoform X1, translating to MNDAGQEMSPDFVFMRLVSAAEYDRLLQPDHRMSGSGGRGPVKAAAGRFERDPSGPPPDLGSASPRYSSPLPGKGELAGGLVMTQASQSPEDFAVAAQRFVDYPVHPGSGGQLMVFKNLLRFGDQIPETQGERPHLDSGSAAGSTTAGPGPGGGKDRSFYCVPSAEENLQPPVLQWHPVLGLSKGSPTSQLDDLAMDPESGAVLRHRLAKWPPGLLKPSRDYCSGEDDPVLTVARRLGQLGEGAKEGGGLAGETALPLSQCSCHSFLSGRSGVTGPSEDPSETSDALLVLEGLEFGGPGGGGDSGKGDRVGGVPGGAGPVFSSGTLSGLMQQVHRLAQEAGLCTNQHCQSSLVNLGATVPTPCNADSHPSIRYQSSSQSCATTPKLGGALGVTGWPSSPLVVLEEGFGGEEQTQQRKSKKGGSLKARLSKLFRTRSSGGGGDRRPSLASSNSSGGSLLDVWGSISSNKESDGSRLQISKPHRDFTPAFTGDTVSLVDVDISWKGLRFVHPPTSLRPPRRSLSLLDDFGGPLTGVSMQSLPPLPVDLPPSLSSIQHSLSLNDTFMRALPRLVPQRPGTPPRLGAPCPLGPPDSFASSLRELEKCGWYWGPMNWEDAELKLRGKPDGSFLVRDSSDPKYILSLSFRSQKVTHHTRMEHYRGTFSLWCHPKLEDRCLSVVEFIERAIMYSKNGKFLYFLRSRVPGLPPTPVQLLYPVSRFSSVKTLQHLCRFCIRQLVRIDHIQELPMPMPLIAYLGKFYYYDSEEEVSPSLKERGLETQGCLVQQVQPVVQPVHHGLHSNT from the exons ATGAATGACGCGGGACAAGAAATGTCTCCGGACTTCGTCTTCATGCGTCTCGTGTCCGCGGCGGAGTACGACCGACTGCTACAGCCGGACCACCGGATGTCGGGGAGCGGCGGCCGCGGGCCCGTTAAAGCTGCAGCGGGTCGGTTTGAGAGGGACCCCAGCGGCCCCCCGCCGGACCTCGGCTCGGCATCCCCGCGTTACAGCTCTCCTCTCCCCGGGAAAGGTGAGCTGGCCGGCGGGCTGGTGATGACGCAGGCCTCGCAGTCTCCGGAGGACTTCGCCGTGGCGGCGCAGCGGTTCGTGGACTATCCGGTTCATCCCGGGTCCGGAGGGCAGCTGATGGTGTTTAAGAACCTGCTGCGGTTCGGAGATCAGATTCCGGAGACCCAGGGGGAGAGACCGCATCTAGACTCTGGATCCGCTGCCGGCAGCACTACAGCTGGTCCCGGACCTGGAGGTGGGAAGGACCGGAGCTTTTACTGCGTTCCCTCTGCAGAGGAGAACCTGCAGCCGCCGGTCCTCCAATGGCACCCTGTCCTGGGATTATCCAAGGGGTCCCCGACCTCCCAGCTGGACGACCTGGCTATGGACCCTGAGTCCGGGGCGGTCCTCCGACACCGCCTGGCTAAGTGGCCCCCGGGCCTGCTAAAGCCCAGTAGGGACTACTGCTCCGGGGAAGATGACCCGGTTCTGACCGTAGCACGGAGGCTGGGTCAGCTGGGTGAGGGGGCCAAGGAAGGAGGGGGTTTGGCAGGTGAGACGGCGCTGCCGCTCTCCCAGTGCTCTTGTCACAGTTTCCTGTCCGGGAGGTCGGGGGTCACTGGGCCTTCCGAGGATCCGAGTGAGACCAGTGACGCCCTGCTGGTTCTAGAAGGTCTGGAATTTGGAGGtccagggggaggaggggactcTGGGAAGGGGGATAGGGTGGGGGGAGTCCCTGGGGGGGCAGGGCCTGTGTTCTCCAGTGGGACCCTGAGCGGTCTGATGCAGCAGGTCCACAGACTGGCGCAGGAGGCGGGTCTGTGCACCAACCAGCACTGCCAGTCATCCCTGGTGAACCTCGGTGCCACAGTTCCCACCCCCTGCAATGCAGACTCCCACCCCAGCATCCGGTACCAGTCCAGCTCCCAGAGCTGTGCCACCACCCCAAAACTTGGTGGGGCCTTGGGGGTGACTGGgtggccctcctcccccctggtGGTCCTGGAGGAAGGGTTCGGAGGTGAGGAGCAGACGCAGCAGAGAAAGTCCAAGAAGGGGGGCTCCCTGAAGGCCCGACTTAGTAAGCTGTTCAGAACCAGGAgctcgggaggagggggggacagGAGGCCCTCCTTGGCTTCTTCAAACTCGTCAGGGGGAAGTCTCCTGGACGTGTGGGGGTCCATCTCCAGCAACAAGGAGTCCGACGGCAGCAG GCTTCAGATCTCCAAACCTCACCGTGACTTTACACCTGCTTTCactg gtgaCACGGTGTCTCTGGTTGATGTGGATATTTCTTGGAAGGGGTTGAGATTTGTTCACCCTCCCACATCCCTCCGCCCTCCCAGGCGGAGCCTCAGTCTGCTTG ATGACTTTGGTGGTCCGTTAACGGGCGTGTCCATGCAGTCCCTGCCCCCCCTACCGGTGGATCTGCCCCCATCTCTCAGCAGCATCCAACACAGCCTGAGCCTCAAcg acacCTTCATGAGGGCTCTGCCAAGGCTGGTCCCCCAACGTCCCGGCACCCCTCCCAGACTGGGCGCCCCCTGTCCCCTGGGTCCACCCGACAGCTTTGCCTCCAGCCTCAGAGAGCTTGAGAAG TGCGGCTGGTACTGGGGTCCTATGAACTGGGAGGATGCGGAGCTGAAGCTGAGAGGGAAACCAGACGGGTCGTTTCTGGTTCGGGACTCTTCAGACCCAAAATACATCCTGAGCCTGAGCTTCAGGTCCCAGAAGGTCACACACCACACCcgcatggagcactaccgag ggaCATTCAGTCTGTGGTGTCATCCTAAGCTGGAGGACCGCTGTCTCTCTGTGGTGGAGTTCATAGAGAGAGCCATCATGTACTCCAAGAACGGGAAGTTCCTCTACTTCCTGCGCTCCAGAGTCCCCG gTCTTCCCCCAACCCCGGTCCAACTCCTATATCCAGTCTCGAGGTTCAGCAGCGTTAAAACGCTTCAGCATCTCTGTCGCTTCTGCATCAGACAGCTGGTCCGGATAGACCACATCCAGGAGCTGCCCATGCCTAT GCCTCTGATCGCCTACCTGGGGAAGTTTTATTACTACgactctgaggaggaggtgagcccGTCCctgaaggagagaggactgGAAACCCAGGGGTGCCTGGTCCAGCAGGTCCAACCTGTGGTCCAGCCTGTCCACCACGGGCTCCATTCTAACACGTAG
- the LOC100190879 gene encoding suppressor of cytokine signaling 7 (The RefSeq protein has 10 substitutions compared to this genomic sequence) has product MDPESGAVLRHRLAKWPPGLLKPSRDYCSGEDDPVLTVARRLDQLGEGAEEGGGLAGETALPLSQCSCHSFLSGRSGVTGPSENPSETSDALLVLEGLDFEGPGGGGDSWKGDRVGGVLGGDGPVFSSGTLSGLMQQVHRLAQEAGLCTNQHCQSSLVNLGATVPTPCNADSHPSIRYQSSSQSCATTPKLGGALGVTGWPSSPLVVLEEGFGGEEQTQQRKSKKGGSLKARLSKLFRTRSSGGGGDRRPSLASSNSSGGSLLDVWGSISSNKESDGSRLQISKPHRDFTPAFTGDTVSLVDVDISWKGLSFVHPPTSLRPPRRSLSLLDDFGGPLTGVSMQSLPPLPVDLPPSLSSIQHSLSLNDTFMRALPRLVPQRPGTPPRLGAPCPLGPPDSFASSLRELEKVRGHRCDWGWYWGPMNWEDAELKLRGKPDGSFLVRDSSDPKYILSLSFRSQKVTHHTRMEHYRGTFSLWCHPKLEDRCLSVVEFIERAIMYSKNGKFLYFLRSRVPGLPPTPVQLLYPVSRFSSVKTLQHLCRFCIRQLVRIDHIQELPMPMPLIAYLGKFYYYDSEEEVSPSLKERGLETQGCLVQQVQPVVQPVHHGLHSNT; this is encoded by the exons ATGGACCCTGAGTCCGGGGCGGTCCTCCGACACCGCCTGGCTAAGTGGCCCCCGGGCCTGCTAAAGCCCAGTAGGGACTACTGCTCCGGGGAAGATGACCCGGTTCTGACCGTAGCACGGAGGCTGGGTCAGCTGGGTGAGGGGGCCAAGGAAGGAGGGGGTTTGGCAGGTGAGACGGCGCTGCCGCTCTCCCAGTGCTCTTGTCACAGTTTCCTGTCCGGGAGGTCGGGGGTCACTGGGCCTTCCGAGGATCCGAGTGAGACCAGTGACGCCCTGCTGGTTCTAGAAGGTCTGGAATTTGGAGGtccagggggaggaggggactcTGGGAAGGGGGATAGGGTGGGGGGAGTCCCTGGGGGGGCAGGGCCTGTGTTCTCCAGTGGGACCCTGAGCGGTCTGATGCAGCAGGTCCACAGACTGGCGCAGGAGGCGGGTCTGTGCACCAACCAGCACTGCCAGTCATCCCTGGTGAACCTCGGTGCCACAGTTCCCACCCCCTGCAATGCAGACTCCCACCCCAGCATCCGGTACCAGTCCAGCTCCCAGAGCTGTGCCACCACCCCAAAACTTGGTGGGGCCTTGGGGGTGACTGGgtggccctcctcccccctggtGGTCCTGGAGGAAGGGTTCGGAGGTGAGGAGCAGACGCAGCAGAGAAAGTCCAAGAAGGGGGGCTCCCTGAAGGCCCGACTTAGTAAGCTGTTCAGAACCAGGAgctcgggaggagggggggacagGAGGCCCTCCTTGGCTTCTTCAAACTCGTCAGGGGGAAGTCTCCTGGACGTGTGGGGGTCCATCTCCAGCAACAAGGAGTCCGACGGCAGCAG GCTTCAGATCTCCAAACCTCACCGTGACTTTACACCTGCTTTCactg gtgaCACGGTGTCTCTGGTTGATGTGGATATTTCTTGGAAGGGGTTGAGATTTGTTCACCCTCCCACATCCCTCCGCCCTCCCAGGCGGAGCCTCAGTCTGCTTG ATGACTTTGGTGGTCCGTTAACGGGCGTGTCCATGCAGTCCCTGCCCCCCCTACCGGTGGATCTGCCCCCATCTCTCAGCAGCATCCAACACAGCCTGAGCCTCAAcg acacCTTCATGAGGGCTCTGCCAAGGCTGGTCCCCCAACGTCCCGGCACCCCTCCCAGACTGGGCGCCCCCTGTCCCCTGGGTCCACCCGACAGCTTTGCCTCCAGCCTCAGAGAGCTTGAGAAGGTGAGAGGTCACAGGTGTGAC TGCGGCTGGTACTGGGGTCCTATGAACTGGGAGGATGCGGAGCTGAAGCTGAGAGGGAAACCAGACGGGTCGTTTCTGGTTCGGGACTCTTCAGACCCAAAATACATCCTGAGCCTGAGCTTCAGGTCCCAGAAGGTCACACACCACACCcgcatggagcactaccgag ggaCATTCAGTCTGTGGTGTCATCCTAAGCTGGAGGACCGCTGTCTCTCTGTGGTGGAGTTCATAGAGAGAGCCATCATGTACTCCAAGAACGGGAAGTTCCTCTACTTCCTGCGCTCCAGAGTCCCCG gTCTTCCCCCAACCCCGGTCCAACTCCTATATCCAGTCTCGAGGTTCAGCAGCGTTAAAACGCTTCAGCATCTCTGTCGCTTCTGCATCAGACAGCTGGTCCGGATAGACCACATCCAGGAGCTGCCCATGCCTAT GCCTCTGATCGCCTACCTGGGGAAGTTTTATTACTACgactctgaggaggaggtgagcccGTCCctgaaggagagaggactgGAAACCCAGGGGTGCCTGGTCCAGCAGGTCCAACCTGTGGTCCAGCCTGTCCACCACGGGCTCCATTCTAACACGTAG
- the LOC120828054 gene encoding properdin, which yields MDFLLLNTHTGGRTCAESHVWLHLRMEGRGILVLVLVLASVHRSEGVRCFARFYLSLGQCDEELGEVDEEDCCQNPQYGYQTTDGVCRSCGSPVWSPWSPWSQCNVPCGEGVMQRNRKCFGIEASECEKPKEKVEMIPCNGTCCQSPCPVAGVWSSWSSWSQCSSSCIPEDRAPIRYRRRTCSNPAPSTDPPGMGCHGDDNENQNCNNLPHCPVDGGWGSWSPFSSCPVTCGVGLQESFKRCDNPAPKHGGWPCPGEGRRTRICLTNTHCPVDGVWSDWSPWGKCTSPFPNRVIRCSKTGGGSQSRERRCLHQAHNGSICDGDGLTDTRVCYDVSACHLKGTWGEWDSWTLCSPPCGDGSRRFRRRLCNLDYSDYRPTIGLKKEPANFSGRPNEDCGPLPDGEKRTQFQNCVGAPACP from the exons ATGGACTTCCTGCTACTGAATACACACACCGGAGGGAGAACCTGTGCGGAGTCGCACGTCTGGCTTCACCTCAGGATGGAGGGTCGAGGgattctggttctggttctggttctggcgTCTGTGCATCGTTCAG agGGTGTGCGTTGTTTTGCACGGTTCTACCTGAGTCTGGGTCAGTGTGATGAAGAGCTAGGTGAGGTGGATGAAGAGGACTGCTGTCAAAACCCTCAGTACGGTTACCAGACAACAGACGGCGTGTGTCGTTCCTGTGG TTCTCCAGTGTGGTCCCCCTGGTCGCCATGGTCACAGTGCAACGTCCCGTGTGGAGAGGGAGTGATgcagaggaacaggaagtgcTTCGGTATCGAAGCCTCAGAGTGTGAGAAGCCCAAAGAGAAGGTGGAGATGATCCCCTGCAACGGCACCTGCTGTCAGAGCCCTTGtcctg TGGCCGGGGTCTGGTCCAGCTGGTCCAGCTGGTCTCAGTGCTCCTCTTCCTGTATCCCAGAAGACCGAGCTCCCATAAGGTACCGCCGGCGCACCTGTTCTAACCCCGCCCCCTCAACGGACCCGCCCGGCAtgggttgccatggcgacgaCAACGAGAATCAAAACTGCAACAACCTGCCTCACTGCCCAG TGGATGGAGGTTGGGGGTCTTGGTCCCCCTTCTCTTCCTGTCCTGTTACCTGTGGGGTGGGACTTCAGGAGTCATTCAAGAGATGTGACAACCCCGCCCCTAAACATGGCGGCTGGCCATGTCCTGGAGAGGGACGTAGAACCAGGATCTGTTTAACCAACACCCACTGTCCAG TGGATGGCGTGTGGTCCGACTGGTCCCCGTGGGGGAAGTGTACGAGCCCCTTCCCGAACAGGGTCATCCGCTGCAGCAAGACTGGAGGCGGCAGTCAGAGCCGAGAGCGCCGGTGTCTGCACCAGGCTCACAACGGGTCCATCTGCGATGGGGACGGTTTGACAGACACACGGGTCTGCTATGACGTCTCTGCTTGTCACT tgaAGGGGACCTGGGGCGAATGGGACTCGTGGACTTTGTGTTCTCCACCTTGTGGAGATGGTTCCAGACGCTTCAGGAGGAGACTGTGTAACCTGGACTACAGTGACTACAG accgACCATCGGTCTTAAGAAGGAACCAGCAAACTTCTCCGGGAGACCAAATGAGGACTGCGGCCCGCTGCCCGACGGGGAGAAGAGAACCCAGTTCCAGAACTGTGTCGGCGCTCCTGCCTGCCCGTGA